The region CATCCTCTCTGGTTAGACAAGGTAAACTATAGATGTTTTTgggtaaaatatgttttgcatagTATAGACAGTAGATCTCACCCACAAGACTGCTGCAGGAGACAGCACAAAGTCATGCAAATGATAATAACAAATTTGTCCAGGTATAATTTAAGgctctattgcatagcagtgaaATAAACTACCCAATGTTGTCAATTCATTTATGCACAGAAGCAGGATGCGTATTTATTTTGAGATTGGTTTTACTTCACTTACTGCTCAACTCCTGTAAcaccataaaaagaaaaaatactataATTACAAACcaccattacatttttaatgataaaTGTTTAACCCTGCATAAAATCCAAACGCAGTACTAACTGGCTACAACCAGCAGTGAAGCTACCAGATGTTTTTGACCAAACTGGACGTTTCGTATTCGGTCGTATTTGAAAATGTGTAGCCTCGTATTGCAATGTGTCTCTCTACCCCTTTGCACTAACGTCCTGTGGTATATGCGAGTTAAGTTTTTGTAACTTGAAAGGCTGGTTTTTACCTTTTGAAATTACTAAAATACAACCTTCTGTTGATCAGTTTTATGTCACGTATGAGGATGGACAAAGTTGCATAGGGGTATAAAATGTCATAGTACAGCGTTGGTAACAGGAGTGTGATTTACATGGAAATAGTCACTAGAGCCATAGATCCTGCTTTATTTTGATTGTGATCATCGCATAGAAGTTAAAatataatgtacatgttttttatGGAGTGGGTTTTGGACTCTCTTTCCAGATCAACACTATTGGCTTTACCCTGGGTGACAAAGCTGATGGGCCATTTCAGCTGGAGATTGACTTCATTGGTGTGTGCAACGATCGGGCACACACAGAGGAGTTTGCTTATGAGAAGTACAAGAGGAATCCGGAAGTTTAACTTCTCATATTGACTGAGCTTTGGGAAGATATGCATGTAAAAGTATTGAAATATACTCTATATGAACAGACCATTTGCAAGTGTATTGGTTTTCAGAACAGGTCTCTACAAGGTAAACTTGCAGAGGGGCAGAATCAGATACATTGATGTATAGTTAGAAGTGTTTATACATTTACAAGAACATTCTCTATATACCTGTATACTGTGAATATTTAATGACCTTGGCTGAATTTCATAAAACCTGTGTAAACAATAGTACATCAACATTAAAAGAAACTATGGTACTTATCATTCAGTTTGCATTACTGACAGTAGTTCTTTGTTGATATGGTGCAGATCTTTAAGGCTCTTCAGAATCTTGGCAATGCAAGAACCTCTCCCCCATGTCATTCTAGGTGCTTGGATAATGAAATTATTTagcacaattacatttaaaatttcaGAATGACAAGAAAAGATGGAGAGTATAGGCTGTAACTTGATTCCACTGTTGATTGATACCATATCAGATTGTGTATTGTATACCTCATTTAATATTTGTATCCTACAAATATATGACCAGCACATACACTACATTTGTTGACATTCAGTTTCATTTGCCACATATCTGCAGAGTTCTGCATGCAGTCTAAATCCTTTTGGATTCCCACACCCCTAATCATCATCAGTGTAGATAGTGGTTCAAGCACAGCACCCCAGAGTAGATGGACCCAGCTAGGAGCTTCTCCTCTTACGAGTTATATACCCACTTACATGTACTTGTTTTCAACTTCACAATTAGTTTTCCATGTGGCACTTAATATGTTTGATCGTTGAACTTTAAGCCAtccatttttatatattgcaaAGGGATTTTgcactttctttcttttgtaggtCTGTACACAACCACCATTCAGATTAATGGAGTATAAAGCCGGGCTACTTAGTAGCACTGGGGCATTTGTTAcctatccccccccccacctcatTTGCTTATTAAATATCATGGTTTCCTTTACAGAGAACCAACCACTGCAAATATATGCAACTTATTTTAATGTCTTACAAGTGCAGCTGTGCCCAAAAATGTATCAACTTCATTCAGTTCACCTAGAAGATACACAGTTCACTTTACCTACAATACCCATGCACATGTCTAGTTTTATACCATTTCAATTAAATCCGCAACTGGAAAGAATTAGAAGACAATCGTGTCTAAAAACAATTAGTCATAGATAAAAAGAAAcagataatattttatttttaattgtacaaaacttttttttttttttttttaataaagtcttGACTTTAAAgtggaaattacatttaaaagtacaaaatgcAAGACACAAGACTCAAAAGAAATACTATTTACAAGTCTTAGAATTAAGTAAAAGACTAACAATTACACTAACAAGTTTGATAAGGAATCAACTGTGATAAGTGAGCTAATCAGCTAAAAAAGATGAAATAAAATGGTTCATGAAATATTATACAGAATTGGCCATTagtttttagaattattttagtTCATGGCCAGGCCTCTTCGGACACCAATAAGTTTATCTTTCTTCTGCTTCCTGTCCTCAAAATGTTTTTCTCGTCTCTCTCCCCTGGGTGGAAAAATTATAAAGGTGATTCTCtatacacatgtaaaaatgtgtgataTCTAATGCGAACACTGCTGCAACATtcatcctttttaaaaataaaactcaaactgCTCTGCTGAAGCAATGAGGCTAACTTCAAAGCAAACGCTGCTCAGGTGAGCCAACAAGAGTTAAATTAAATTAGACAGTTAAATCTTACCATGCATGCAAAAGACAAATTCTATCGATAACAAGGCACTATCCAATCCAatccccctcacacacaccaacaaactagggatgggaattttatttatttttaaatttaattgtcTCCAGTTTTTACACCGGTTTTCTCACCAATTTAGTGCACCCAATTATTACTTGTATCCTCAGctcaaccctttttttttgttttgttttttttaaaactgtagcgAAGTCTTTGCagtgttaaaacattatttgcttatttaagtGTTCGTTGTTTGGGGAATACTAAACCAGGGCTGCTGTCAGTATACATCATAATGTAATacaaagaacaacacagatctggcggctccactgccgACCTAAGTCCTCCCTACCCCGGGCAGCATTCAGCCAATTGTGCCGCCACCCCAGTCGAATCCCGGTCGGCTGTGAAgggcctggactcgaacctgcgatccccaggctttAGGGCACTTCCTGCACTCACATGGAGCGCGAAAATGGACCTCCCACTTGGGAGCCCctgggatgggaattttaaaacGTTAAACTCTGAAGAAGTGGTTACTTCTTCACCATTTTGAACAATATGCTACGATCTGTAACCGATCGCTATGACACTTTCAAAaatggttttttttaaaaaattatataatcaAACAGTTTGTCATCGTGTAGCCAACTGCTGTGGTGCCACAGTACCACGGATGTCATCCCGCCTATAATATTTACTCCTTCCCCAAAATCGTGTAACGGAGGTTGTATATATAactccttgtgtttttttttgtttgttttttttaaaacagtagcgAAGTCTTTGCagtgttaaaacattatttgcttatttaagtGTTCGTTGTTTGGGGAATACTAAACCAGGGCTGCTGTCAGTATACAtcataatgtaatttaaaagagtGTGTGTACATATGGTTTAAATGCTGACACCTGCAtggcatttaaacattcataaaaatcgACCTAAAGCACAcccctaaaacaaacaaatcaatccaCACTGTCCTTTACTTAACTGCTCACCTTGTTTGGATGGGGTGCTGTTTATAATTTTTCTGGTGTGAACACACACTTGAATTCAGAGGTTTGTTCAGtactgctttgttttctttcgtAGCTTCCAATGGCTTAAGTTTGCCTTTATCAGAGACAAATAAAGGCAACAATTATGGcacaagaacattaaaaaaaacacagttcaatatACGATCTATGGCATTGATGTAAAATTTTACTAGAgttaatgttttacagaaaaactAATTTACAGTTTACTATGGCTCTTTCCACCCCAGTTCACCCAGTATACCTTTGTGAGGCTGATAGGCAAGTGGTCGCGCAAGACTGGCCTTCAAGTCAAATACAATATTCTTTTTGTTAGTCCCTGGTGTACCAGCTGTTGCTCCTTCAAACTTGAATGGTGtagccacttaaaaaaaaaaaagtttgggtaAATTGTTCTGCAATATGTTAAATGAAAAAATGCCTCAATAGAAAAATGTATGCTTTTCAGTCATTACAGAGTGCTGAGTTAATCACCTGGCAATTTGCTATTTGAACTTGTTACCCCTAGCTTGTCAGTGCTTGGCTTCACCCTTTTCGACTGTCCTGTTGGAGTTTTAGCAATCTCAGTATATTGGGACCTCCGGGATGGGGTCCTCACAACAGAGCGCTTGTGCTCGTTATCCTTTGTTGCCTCAGAAAATCTTAAATAAAAgaaaccacacacaaacacttatCTTAAATTCTGTGCAAAATTTAAACTTAAATGACTAGCTAAACATTTTGTTGTAATAAACTGAAGTGAAGCATTTAAATGGAACGCTACAGAGCAATACGCTAACCCAATTTCTCTCTAAAACATGgccctttttaaatgtttgtcagTTTAACATACTTGGACACTCAAGAAACAATGAAAGCTAGTGAACAAACCCTAAAGCTCTTAAACCCATCCATCGTAAATAACAATTCTGACAACCAAACGGAAATCAACATTGGACCAGTAaagtatatattatttaacaatggTTTTAACTTCCGATTTATTTACCTGACATTAATTTTCCTGGCTGAGAGTACAGTTGGTTTGAAAGTAGTTATCACACTTGTGTTGAGCTTATTGGTAGAAGTACGTGGTGATCTGTGCAGATTAGAAGGAGTTGCAGTACGTTTCTTTTCCTGAGTCTTTGGGCTAAACAAGGAGCTGCTTCGGTTTGAAAGGGACTTCTGAAAaaggaaaatcattttaaaaatgcagataCCTTTTACAACATTTTCAGTTCACCCTGTAACTAGCAAACATGTTATGTTATCCAATTTACCATGGAGTTCTGGCCTGGAGTTCTTCTCTCAGACGGTTTCAAGATATTTGCCTTCTCAGacataatctaaaataaaaatacatttaaaaatctattactcatttaaaataaataaaaccacatttaaaacaacattcaaTTGCAAATGCAGGTAAACCTAGAAAACAAGTAAACACATATGACATTCTCTTTTAAATGCATCTGTTTGGTTACTGTCctcattttgacttttttttaaattttatttaactaGAGCAAAAGGCCTAGTTATTTGATTGACAACCAAGCAAATCCAAACCTGCATCTGGATTAATAGGTATATACTGTAGAccgagaaaagaaaaacaaaaatagcacttACTTTGACTTCTTTCACAGAATTTTTTAAAGCTTCTATTTGCTTGTTCTTCCTCTGAATGTAAGAATCAATGGACTCCAGCCTACTGAAATGTGCttcatgcagcttcttgaagtcTGTAGGTGAGGGAAAATGCAATCAGCACAATTATCACACTTATTTTCCACAGTTAAACTCACTCTTTGGAAACTGACAAGTTTAACATTTGTATGCTTGTTAAATAACACATGTCAGGGGCACCCCCTGCCATGGCTCTAAATTCAAAAGCAGAGCCCTTAACATAAAAAAGGAGATTTCATGAACTATGCACTGTATGTAcgtacatataaaaatgtatctttgAATACAGACAGAGGGACAGATTCCTTTATATACCCCCAGATTCAGATATGTTTCATCACCATGATCTACAGGGTTCTACgctttcttttttcctttaagttaaaaaaaaatgtgagaacACACTTAATTACTGCTGTGACATAACCCAGGTACTCGAGGACAGCAGATACATTTGGAGTCTTACTTGGAGTTGTTGGCTTCATTATAGTTTTTCGATTTAGAAGCCCTGCAAGTCGAGGAATCTTCCCAGCTGGATGTACTGTCTGATGTTTTTCTACagtaaacatacaaaaataaacatattgtatatatacatTAAAGACATTCCAACATAAAGGCTCACTGATGGTGTGTAATAGTTAATGAGGTGGATAATTTCAGGCAAATAAGCACTATAGCAGTTAAACAGATTGATGTTTGTCAACATTTGCACAAATGGAAAAAAAGTCCTCTGCCGTTTGTTCTGCTGATATTATCTACGGATTGACCTtatgtgaaatgtatttaaaaagataaaaatcgCTCATTACCTTTTTCGATCACCTGCTCAGGACCAGTCTCtgaaactgcacatttttctctttcattttcagCTGTCACTTTGATGGGTGAGTTTTCTACCACCTCTGCTTCAGAATCACTAGAAACTGTCTCTGTCAGGCAGTGTTTCCTCTTGTTTGGGTTTTGTCCCACAGTCTGCTCCGTTTCTCCAACATTAGCCTAAAGGTTTGGgaaaataaaattaggatttaaTGTTATATGTAattaacagggttttttttgtatatattattttatccAAATTCTTATcccacacctttaaaaaaaatactaaatgaatAGGGGAGAAGCCCCAAAACTTTCAACCTCCCTTGATCAACATGTAAAAGCCAATCAGTGGCATCTTCTGAGACAATGTTACCCCCGGCACAAATATAGTCTAACCCGCTTATGTTTATAACCAGTTTTCCATTAGTACTTACATACAAATGGAGCATACACTTAAGCTGTTACTGTACCAGTAACAATTCATTATGGTACAGTCTTATGTAATTACAATTTGTTGAGGCTTAACTGAATTCAGGCCAACAAttcatttgtttagtttattcactctGTGCCTGCAGGGCCAGCACAAGTACATACAGGCAGGATATACACTTAAGATATACACAAGTGGAGTAGACTGTACCAAGATACCATAAAAGCAGAACATCTTGACAAAGGGGAAATTGTTAATCTTCTTGCTTCATTTCTCTTATTAAAAGACATTTAGGTCAGACAGGCCAGAGAAAAATCTGAACATTGTTTAgtagctgtttttaataaaatgttataactgtatatattaaactCCAGCTGTACCATAATTTACATTATATTGCTTTGTTGAAGAGGATTCATATGGTGTAAAAACCCTTATCAGTTGTGCTACACAATTAACCctaaaaatctatattaaaatatttggtaAACGTTGTCAGGATTAGGAATTATCTGAATGTTTATAAATTACCTAACCGATTACTCATATTTCCACAGCCATCCCAAAACTGTACGAAGAAGACAATGTTCCAGAGAAAAAGCAACCAAACAAAAGACCTTACCGAAACCTGCCAGTTACCTTCGATTCATTTTCAGCTTCTTTTTGCAGCTCAGTTTTCTCTTCTTCACGGTTGTTTTCAGGATTGCTTTCCTTGGTTTTGGCAGTCTGTCTGCCATGTCTACGGCGTTTAGTTACAAATACTGTAGTTTCAATAGTCTGCTGCTCCTGACTGAGGTTTAACCCACCACACTCAGTGGAAGAAGTGGTATCCATATTGATATGTTCTTCCTGTGGGTTagtggagacaaaaaaaaatctcaccaGGTGAGAACTTAATCCAACTATGAAAAGCACACAACATACAAAGgagaacaaacacactgcactacAGAGTAggtgtatttatataattatgattaaggacaaaacaaaaaaacacttcagtaGAAAATAGCCTAGTGCAATCATATCTTAAGTATATAATAACTGATTATACTATTGGATTTTAAGCCATAAGATGCATCTGAAGGACATCAGTCTTGAGTTTATATACGGGTGACTTAATTATTAAACATCAAATCTACATTTCTTCATGATCAGGGGAATACTGACATTAAAGAGAGGCCATCACTACTGCATTGGCTTTTAATGGACTTGCCCTGTCAGTGACAAACAGTTGTGGTCTACCATAACTTGTTAAATGTAACCCAAGGATTATATGAGATCTCTCTATTCCTTTTCTCACATGTTCTCTTGAAACCTCATCCTGCTGGGGCTTTTGAAAATGCTGCTTCAGAGCTTTCAGGAGCTTTTCAGCCtatggagagagagaaaaaaagtcaTGTTAATACAGCACATCACTGTAGGTTCTTACCTGTTTATCCAGTTAAAGTAACTACCAAAGACCCCACAACAAAAACTAATGGGCTAAAAGTGATGTTGCAAGTTTAATAGTTCAGCATAGAGGCCTGATTATGCTGCATTTGAAGCCCTGCATTTGTCAAGTGATGCCAACTCTGTTTACTCGGACAGAATGGACAATATAtatttggataaaagcgtctgctgaataataataataataataataataataataacaacaacaacaacaatagcaGTTGTGGACAAACTAACAACACTAGCTGGGACAAAGTTCTGCCACAAGATCAAGTCACAAAATGTGCCTCGATCACAGAAACTTCTCCGACATTTAAACCCACTTTCCTCAATTGCTAGAAACAATACTGTCCACCAAAATTAATAACACTGATCAAGCATAACGTTTTGACAGCAAAAGAGATTCCCGTTATGGATCGGGGAAAATTGTTGATTTGCAAGGCTCATATTTTTTACAAATGACCAACTGGGTTATTTGCCTTAAAGAAAATGCAACACAAATCACTCGTATCTAAAAGGAATCACCTCAATGCTTTTTAGCAACAATCTGAAcaacttctagtaggatcgaaaactcagCTCAAGAATCAACTATTGCTGCATttaacctcggaaactgtctgctgctgccttcccccactgaaacaaagccttggtgtacttctggataatAACCTCTcttttgatgcccaaatctcctctgtagtcaaatcctccttctaccacctccaaaacatctcaaaggtccgaCCCTACATTTTCCTCCCAGATGCacagatactctgtcatgcatccATCTCCTCTTGACTATTGCATCTCTCTGGTTCCGTCACGCGCCATAAAGCGATTgtagctggttcaaaatgccgctgctaggatcgCTACCAGttgtaaaaaaacatgatcacatgaccccctgtcttgcccagctgcactggctacctgtaaagttctgaattattttcaaaattattcTGCTTGCCTACAAGGGCTCTCATcgcacaggtccagagtatctctccaacctgctgacccgctatgtccccgCATGCAAGCTcaggtcctctgactcaggcttgcaagtgcaccacactcggagcgCGCTCTTTCACTGCAGCGACTCTCAGCTTTAGTACGTGtggctcccacagtcgctcgcttcaaatcaactgtCAAGACCCAATTATTCTCtcgctttcaatgctctttaaagcctgatatctgttactagttgttgtctaaattgctatttcaggtttttcactccatcttatttgtatgattatGTATGACTCACATTCTAAGCAGCCACAATATTTAGAATTCGCATCCTAgccctttatttaatgtatttgcattgtaatatgcctgtatttaatgtactatgcattgttcctcactatcttgtaaagcgctttgtgatagtggtctaCTATGAAgcgctatgtaaaataaatattgattgattacCACAACAAATCTATTCCGACCAAGccccatataaaataaaaacattttttttttttaacaaagtagcATTGGTGCTTTATGTTGAAACGTAGgatacactatttatttatttaaaaaacaaaacaagcaaaaaaactaaTTCACAGTACATCACTGTTTGGAAAATTTTAGTTCACTTGACTAGTAATAGTAAGAAACtatttagaatatttatttaaatgaataaagataGCCGCTGGTTGAACTGAAGGTCAAGATAAattggaatataaaaaaatatatatgattgtattggtTTAGCTGGAAATTAAATGATGTGTTGTAAAAATGGGCTCTTATCCCCCTCTTCTAATCTCATTCAGCGTGTCTGAAATTCCATGCAATTGTATTATTCTGTTAACTCATACTGAATTGCATTATTTGGACAACTATGAACTGTATCCATGTGAACAGAAGACGGTTGGTTTATCATTCATACTCGTAACActaaatatttactgtaccttCATATTGGCTTTAAGACCAACATCCTTTGCAAGTCGCTGCAACTCCGCGTATTTCAGTGACTCCAAATCCATGTCCATTTCACtaatatttgtatgtttgtaatgGAATTCGGTAAACAACAAAACCCCGCTCCTGCTAGTTATTCTGTGAACACGTTACCATCTGAATCTACGCGCCAAGCCGTTACAGAGAACAAAATTCAAAAAGTCAAGCTGACCACGCTATTGGTTGAAATGGTCTTGCTTGTACCCAACCCACACTTGCAATTGTTGGTTGCGTCATGATTGAAAACAGGAAGCAAGCGCTGTCTTCGTTGTCTCTGATTGGTTTGAAGTTTAATGACGGAAAAACTTAAGGTTCAAGATCGACTGGGCGGGCTTGGTGTAAAATGTGCCTGAGAACTGGAAGAGATGGCTGTTAGTAAGAGTTCGGCACAACGCAATATAATTGCCAGGTTATCCAATATCATTATAAACACAGAACAAAAGACCCCTCGAAAAAGTGCTTGCATTACTCCTGTATTTGGAGGTACTTGCGAAGAATCTTTAGTCGGTGAACACACAATTAGGCAGAATGCTGGGGAATATTTCATGCAAGACCACGAAGTGTCGGGGACTGTTTTGCCGAATGTCACTTATGATGTGTCTGATGAGCTTTCCTGTGTTAAAACTATGAGCCGTCAGTGCTACAGTGAAGTCGAAAAGCGGCATTTTCGACAGGGTGACGACAGCCTCCTCGTTGGAATTTCACAGAACGCCACTTACGAAGTACCGAACGATCTCCAGACAACATCCCATTCTgtttttctctgcagtcagtgcaATACAGTGCTGGGGGATTCTCTTAATACGTGCGGAGACGACAAACGACTGAACGTGATCATCTGCCTCAGTAAGTGgttatctatatatgtatataacacGAATACTGTGCAATTTATGTACGTAATTGTTCctattatttgtatttgcagCCTCGTTTTATACAAAATTGTGACTGCGCTTGCTTACTTCCTGTAGTCTGGTTACTAGTGGAAATTACTACTAACTATGTCCTTGTGTCTACCCTGGTCATTCTTTGTGAAGGCTAAATGGGTTCAGTTCCCTACAAGCTTTCTTCATTAGCCCAGGGGTTTACCCAGCAAGTCCAAAGCTGTTATGTCATTGTTTGAATGTATTCTCCCCAGTGCATTAAAGTGACGCCTGCCTTGGTGATTTGTACCCTACTTCTCTGGACTCTAACAGCATCCAGACTACCCCAAAAACGTCTTTGTCATAGCATGCATGCTCAAGTTCAATATTCCTCAATTTTTGTGACAGACATACAACAGACCTAAGCATCCTTGTAAGGGAAGTTTGTATACATTTGCCAATCTGCTGCCCCTGCAAAAACTAATATTGCATAAACCATTTCaggttgcaatatatatatatatatatatatatatatatatatatatatattatatttttttttttttttaaactccttgtcctgtaactattttttttttttagaggttaCCAATGATCTGGTGGTAGAAGATGAGCTGCAGTTTGGACTGCAAGGAAAAGTCTCTGGATGGTAAGTGTCTTGCATGGGGTTCTTTCTGTCTCACTGAGGCCCATGCTAGACCTATTCATAGTCAAAGTTTCTTGCATTAATGAAGGAATGGGTTGAAGACATACTGACTCAGGTGAGATGTATTACAAGTTGCACAGATTGCTGACACCTGATCATTTT is a window of Polyodon spathula isolate WHYD16114869_AA chromosome 12, ASM1765450v1, whole genome shotgun sequence DNA encoding:
- the LOC121324022 gene encoding nucleolar and spindle-associated protein 1-like, which produces MDMDLESLKYAELQRLAKDVGLKANMKAEKLLKALKQHFQKPQQDEVSREHEEHINMDTTSSTECGGLNLSQEQQTIETTVFVTKRRRHGRQTAKTKESNPENNREEEKTELQKEAENESKANVGETEQTVGQNPNKRKHCLTETVSSDSEAEVVENSPIKVTAENEREKCAVSETGPEQVIEKEKHQTVHPAGKIPRLAGLLNRKTIMKPTTPNFKKLHEAHFSRLESIDSYIQRKNKQIEALKNSVKEVKIMSEKANILKPSERRTPGQNSMKSLSNRSSSLFSPKTQEKKRTATPSNLHRSPRTSTNKLNTSVITTFKPTVLSARKINVRFSEATKDNEHKRSVVRTPSRRSQYTEIAKTPTGQSKRVKPSTDKLGVTSSNSKLPVATPFKFEGATAGTPGTNKKNIVFDLKASLARPLAYQPHKGKLKPLEATKENKAVLNKPLNSSVCSHQKNYKQHPIQTRGERREKHFEDRKQKKDKLIGVRRGLAMN
- the LOC121323972 gene encoding uncharacterized protein LOC121323972 isoform X2, whose product is MAVSKSSAQRNIIARLSNIIINTEQKTPRKSACITPVFGGTCEESLVGEHTIRQNAGEYFMQDHEVSGTVLPNVTYDVSDELSCVKTMSRQCYSEVEKRHFRQGDDSLLVGISQNATYEVPNDLQTTSHSVFLCSQCNTVLGDSLNTCGDDKRLNVIICLKVTNDLVVEDELQFGLQGKVSGCVYKPLRCECCQSVVGMVLHSTARAFTSLRNLFLLHKENISCLEIWFQLLR
- the LOC121323972 gene encoding protein Mis18-beta-like isoform X1, with translation MAVSKSSAQRNIIARLSNIIINTEQKTPRKSACITPVFGGTCEESLVGEHTIRQNAGEYFMQDHEVSGTVLPNVTYDVSDELSCVKTMSRQCYSEVEKRHFRQGDDSLLVGISQNATYEVPNDLQTTSHSVFLCSQCNTVLGDSLNTCGDDKRLNVIICLKVTNDLVVEDELQFGLQGKVSGCVYKPLRCECCQSVVGMVLHSTARAFTSLRNLFLLHKENISCYVLQSRNMVPAAEMNFELKTSQMAIKELKRELVDFNNRLELVEQRLGHGLTQDANRTVEITRK